From a region of the Sporosarcina ureilytica genome:
- the hemW gene encoding radical SAM family heme chaperone HemW produces the protein MKGIYIHIPFCHQICHYCDFNKVFFKNQPVDEYIEAIGKEFAMMKKEEISFEAVETVFLGGGTPTSLSAGQLHRLLEIIAKYVDVDSLREFTTEANPDELTYEKLVVLKNGGVKRLSIGVQSFDEDLLKKIGRTHSAHDATRVIQDARKAGFDNISIDLIYGLPGQTIEQWQDTLDKATNLGLEHYSGYSLIVEPKTVFYNLMNKGKLPLPGEDAEAEMLEMLIKHMEKNGRNQYEISNFAMPDYESVHNLLYWENESYAGIGAGAHGFINGQRYSNIGPIKQYMASLDEEKRPILHTHEVTEVEAMEEEMFLGLRKIEGVSAKHFEEKFGRALKDVYGDALQMLINKGLIEQTNDRYKLTNTGLFRGNEVFQQFLT, from the coding sequence ACTGTGATTTCAATAAAGTGTTTTTTAAAAATCAACCAGTCGATGAATATATTGAAGCAATCGGAAAAGAGTTCGCGATGATGAAAAAAGAAGAAATTTCATTCGAAGCGGTTGAAACGGTTTTTCTAGGCGGCGGAACCCCTACATCACTATCAGCAGGCCAACTACATCGGTTACTTGAAATTATTGCTAAGTATGTAGATGTTGATTCGCTCCGAGAATTTACGACAGAAGCCAATCCCGATGAATTAACATATGAAAAGTTAGTCGTTTTGAAAAATGGTGGCGTTAAACGGTTAAGTATTGGCGTGCAATCTTTTGATGAGGATTTATTAAAGAAGATTGGAAGAACGCATAGCGCACATGATGCGACGCGTGTGATTCAAGATGCTCGAAAAGCCGGTTTTGATAATATTAGTATTGACCTTATTTATGGTCTACCTGGACAAACCATTGAACAATGGCAAGATACGTTGGACAAAGCAACGAACTTAGGCTTAGAACATTATTCAGGTTATTCATTAATTGTTGAACCGAAAACCGTTTTTTACAATTTAATGAACAAAGGGAAATTGCCTTTACCGGGTGAAGATGCGGAAGCAGAAATGTTGGAAATGCTTATTAAACATATGGAAAAGAATGGTCGTAACCAATATGAAATTAGTAATTTTGCAATGCCAGACTATGAATCCGTTCATAACCTTCTTTACTGGGAAAATGAATCATATGCGGGGATTGGAGCAGGTGCGCATGGATTTATAAATGGGCAGCGCTATTCAAATATAGGCCCGATTAAACAGTATATGGCTTCCCTAGATGAAGAGAAACGCCCAATTTTACACACACATGAAGTGACAGAAGTTGAAGCGATGGAAGAGGAAATGTTCTTAGGGTTAAGAAAAATTGAAGGTGTTTCAGCAAAGCATTTTGAAGAAAAGTTTGGTCGTGCTCTAAAAGATGTTTACGGGGATGCATTGCAGATGCTCATAAATAAAGGATTAATTGAACAAACTAATGACAGGTATAAATTAACAAATACTGGTTTATTTAGAGGGAACGAAGTGTTTCAACAATTTCTTACGTAG
- the hrcA gene encoding heat-inducible transcriptional repressor HrcA, with protein sequence MLTNRQLLILQLTVDDYIQSAQPVGSRQLSKKPEAPFSPATIRNEMADLEEMGFLEKTHTSSGRIPSEQGYRFYVDHLLTESKLNREDSQQLSSIFQQKIMETEELIRKSATIISDLTNYTSILLGPDSSMHAVRRFSIVPLDQNTAVAIIVMDNGQVENRLFNVPKGFSASDIEKMVNILNERLVGTPLVHLHKKLIQETRAILEKHIDRAGELYASFKEAIAITPEERLYFGGKLNMINQPEFHDIEKMKTFIDLIEKGTHATSIFENIHPGIAVKIGSENKHNAMTDFSVITATYSADEMTNGSIAIIGPKRMDYGRVITLLNLLSHDLSRELARLTIGNGTAGRENNDET encoded by the coding sequence ATGTTGACAAACAGACAATTGCTCATTTTACAATTAACGGTCGACGATTACATCCAATCAGCGCAACCTGTTGGGTCTCGGCAACTATCTAAAAAACCGGAGGCGCCATTCAGTCCAGCGACGATTCGGAATGAAATGGCTGACCTAGAAGAAATGGGCTTTTTAGAGAAAACACATACATCTTCCGGGAGAATTCCTTCCGAGCAAGGATATCGATTTTATGTCGATCATTTATTGACGGAAAGTAAGCTTAACCGGGAAGATAGTCAGCAACTGAGTTCTATATTTCAGCAAAAGATTATGGAAACAGAAGAGTTGATTCGAAAATCAGCGACGATTATTTCAGATTTAACAAATTATACTTCGATTTTACTTGGTCCAGATTCGTCGATGCATGCGGTGAGACGCTTTTCAATCGTACCGCTAGATCAAAATACTGCAGTAGCCATTATTGTGATGGATAATGGTCAAGTTGAAAATCGATTATTTAATGTTCCGAAAGGATTTTCCGCTTCGGACATTGAGAAAATGGTGAATATCTTAAACGAACGACTAGTCGGAACACCTTTAGTTCATCTTCATAAAAAGCTTATCCAAGAAACGAGAGCTATTTTGGAAAAGCATATCGACCGCGCCGGAGAATTGTATGCTTCTTTTAAAGAAGCGATTGCAATTACGCCAGAGGAACGTTTGTATTTTGGTGGGAAATTAAATATGATTAACCAGCCGGAGTTCCACGATATAGAAAAGATGAAAACCTTTATCGATTTAATCGAGAAAGGAACGCATGCGACATCGATCTTCGAAAATATTCATCCTGGCATCGCTGTGAAAATTGGTTCCGAGAACAAACATAATGCAATGACAGATTTTAGTGTAATTACAGCAACATATTCTGCTGACGAAATGACAAACGGTTCCATAGCCATCATTGGTCCAAAACGGATGGATTATGGAAGGGTAATAACTTTGCTAAATCTGTTGAGCCATGACTTATCTCGTGAATTAGCGAGATTAACCATTGGCAACGGAACGGCAGGGAGGGAAAATAACGATGAAACATAA
- the dnaK gene encoding molecular chaperone DnaK: MSKIIGIDLGTTNSVVAVYEGGEPKVIANPEGNRTTPSVVAFKNGERQVGEVAKRQAITNPNTIMSVKRHMGSDFKVKVEDTEYTPQEVSAMILQYMKGYAEEYLGEKVTKAVITVPAYFSDAQRQATQDAGRIAGLEVERIINEPTAAALAYGLDKTDEDQTILVYDLGGGTFDVSILELGDGVFQVLATAGDNELGGDDFDDAIIEHLVQEFRKENGIDLSQDKMAMQRLKDGAEKAKKDLSGVTSAQISLPFITAGEAGPLHLEMNLTRAKFDELTHHLVERSMVPTRQAIQDAGLSSSEIDRVILVGGSTRIPAVQDAVEKETNKEAYKGVNPDEVVAMGAAVQGSILSGDVKDVVLLDVTPLSLGIETMGNVFTKLIDRNTTIPTSKSEVFSTAADNQPAVDIHVLQGERPMAADNKTLGRFQLTDIPPAPRGVPQIEVTFDIDKNGIVNVKAKDLGTQKEQNITIQASSSLSDEDIDRMVKEAEEHAEEDKKRKEQADLRNEADQLVFQAEKTVEDLGEQVSEDEKKEIEDAAAELKTALESDDFEDIKTKKDALQEIVQKLTTKLYEQAAAAAQAAQGAEGAENAGGANDDIVDAEFEEVKDDDKK, translated from the coding sequence ATGAGTAAGATTATTGGAATTGACTTGGGAACAACAAACTCTGTCGTGGCGGTTTATGAAGGCGGAGAACCGAAAGTAATTGCAAACCCAGAAGGTAACCGTACAACACCATCAGTTGTTGCATTTAAAAACGGTGAACGTCAAGTTGGTGAAGTTGCGAAGCGTCAAGCAATTACTAACCCAAACACAATTATGTCTGTAAAACGTCATATGGGTTCAGATTTTAAAGTTAAAGTTGAAGATACAGAATATACACCACAAGAAGTTTCTGCAATGATCCTTCAATATATGAAAGGTTATGCGGAAGAGTATCTTGGCGAAAAAGTAACGAAAGCGGTAATTACAGTACCAGCTTACTTCAGCGATGCACAGCGTCAAGCTACACAAGACGCAGGTAGAATTGCAGGTCTTGAAGTAGAGCGTATTATTAACGAGCCAACTGCAGCAGCACTTGCTTATGGTCTTGATAAAACAGATGAAGACCAAACGATTCTCGTATATGACTTAGGTGGCGGAACATTTGACGTTTCTATCCTTGAGTTAGGAGACGGTGTTTTCCAAGTTCTTGCAACAGCAGGAGATAACGAGCTAGGCGGAGACGATTTTGACGATGCAATTATCGAGCACCTCGTACAAGAATTCCGCAAAGAAAATGGCATTGACTTGTCACAAGATAAAATGGCAATGCAACGTTTGAAAGACGGTGCTGAAAAAGCGAAGAAAGACCTATCAGGTGTAACATCAGCACAAATTTCACTACCATTTATCACAGCAGGTGAAGCAGGACCATTACACTTAGAAATGAACTTAACGCGTGCGAAATTTGACGAATTAACGCATCACTTAGTAGAGCGTTCAATGGTTCCGACGCGTCAAGCAATTCAAGATGCAGGTCTATCATCTTCTGAAATTGACCGTGTAATTCTTGTTGGTGGTTCGACACGTATTCCAGCTGTTCAAGACGCAGTTGAAAAAGAAACGAATAAAGAAGCTTATAAAGGCGTAAACCCTGACGAAGTTGTTGCAATGGGTGCAGCGGTTCAAGGTTCAATTTTAAGTGGAGACGTAAAAGACGTTGTATTACTTGACGTAACACCACTTTCACTAGGAATTGAAACGATGGGTAACGTATTCACAAAGCTTATCGATCGTAATACGACAATTCCAACGAGCAAATCTGAAGTCTTCTCTACGGCAGCAGACAATCAGCCAGCTGTAGATATTCATGTTCTACAAGGTGAGCGTCCAATGGCGGCAGACAACAAAACACTTGGTCGTTTCCAATTAACGGATATTCCACCAGCACCACGTGGCGTACCACAAATCGAAGTGACATTTGACATCGATAAAAACGGTATCGTTAATGTTAAAGCGAAAGACCTAGGTACACAAAAAGAGCAGAACATTACAATCCAAGCAAGCTCGTCATTATCAGATGAAGATATTGACCGCATGGTGAAAGAAGCAGAAGAGCATGCTGAAGAAGACAAGAAACGTAAAGAGCAAGCTGACCTACGTAACGAAGCAGACCAACTCGTTTTCCAAGCTGAAAAAACAGTAGAAGATCTTGGCGAGCAAGTATCTGAAGATGAGAAGAAAGAAATTGAAGATGCAGCTGCTGAATTAAAAACAGCGCTTGAATCCGATGACTTCGAGGATATTAAAACGAAAAAAGATGCTCTTCAAGAAATCGTTCAAAAGTTAACAACAAAACTTTATGAACAAGCAGCGGCGGCAGCGCAAGCGGCACAAGGAGCAGAAGGTGCTGAAAATGCTGGCGGAGCAAACGATGATATTGTTGATGCAGAATTTGAAGAAGTTAAAGATGACGATAAGAAATAA
- the grpE gene encoding nucleotide exchange factor GrpE, whose translation MKHNEEIEVETVAEEEVTEVEETEVEDTIETDEETNAVEIDSEETELTQLKEQLKEEENKYFRVLADYDNFKRRSTQEKEAIQKYQSQRVLTSILPVLDNFERALTVEAKTDEAKSMMEGIDMIYRSLVDTLKSEGLVEIEAFDKEFDPNFHQAVMTDKDEEKPSGVVLEEMQKGYILKDRVLRPAMVKVNE comes from the coding sequence ATGAAACATAATGAAGAAATTGAAGTAGAAACTGTTGCTGAGGAAGAAGTAACGGAAGTTGAAGAAACTGAAGTAGAAGATACGATTGAAACAGATGAGGAAACTAACGCTGTAGAAATCGACTCTGAAGAAACAGAACTAACTCAACTGAAGGAACAACTTAAAGAAGAAGAAAATAAATACTTTAGAGTACTCGCGGATTACGATAACTTTAAACGTCGTTCAACACAAGAGAAAGAAGCGATTCAAAAGTATCAATCTCAGCGTGTTTTAACAAGTATCCTACCAGTTTTGGATAACTTCGAACGTGCTTTAACAGTAGAAGCGAAGACAGACGAAGCGAAATCAATGATGGAAGGAATCGATATGATTTACCGTTCACTCGTCGATACGCTGAAGTCTGAGGGACTTGTTGAAATTGAAGCGTTTGATAAAGAATTCGATCCAAATTTTCATCAAGCAGTCATGACTGATAAGGATGAGGAAAAACCATCGGGCGTCGTGCTTGAAGAAATGCAAAAAGGTTATATACTAAAAGATCGAGTACTACGACCAGCTATGGTTAAAGTAAATGAGTAA